A genomic segment from Pseudomonas mendocina encodes:
- a CDS encoding acyl-CoA dehydrogenase family protein, protein MSAEARLHPSLRDEPLFAAHLFPVDFGSRTAKVERLARRLAASAVERDRAGGSAQAERELLRDSGLLTLAVPQQYGGQGVVWPEIYRIVRYLAAVDSSLAHLFAFQHLQVATIQLFGNPDQQRHWLTRTVQERWFWGNATNGRDTGLKLSPREEHYELNGSKSFCSGALGADALVVSAPRGKNPEDRVFIVLPSQREGLALNSDWDGFGQRQTDSGTVQFEQVFVDASELLGPVGPSPRTTLRACLSQLILTQLYLGNAQGALDAALRYTREQSRAWPASGVATASDDPFIQQRYGELWLRYRSALPLAEHAAQRLQTAWEKPALTAAERAEVALAISEAKVVAVRAALDITSQIFEAMGARATSSRYGFDRFWRNVRVHSLHDPIDYKVRDLGHWLLSGQGPQPSLYG, encoded by the coding sequence ATGAGTGCCGAAGCCCGTCTGCACCCCAGCCTCCGTGACGAGCCGCTGTTCGCCGCGCACCTGTTCCCCGTGGACTTCGGCAGCCGCACGGCCAAGGTCGAACGCCTGGCCCGGCGCCTGGCAGCCAGCGCGGTGGAGCGTGATCGTGCAGGGGGCAGCGCCCAGGCCGAACGCGAACTGCTGCGCGACAGCGGTCTGCTGACCCTGGCCGTGCCGCAGCAGTACGGCGGCCAGGGCGTGGTCTGGCCGGAGATCTACCGCATCGTGCGCTACCTGGCGGCGGTGGACAGCTCGCTGGCCCACCTGTTCGCCTTCCAGCACCTGCAGGTGGCGACCATCCAGCTGTTCGGCAACCCAGATCAGCAGCGCCACTGGCTGACGCGCACGGTGCAGGAGCGCTGGTTCTGGGGCAACGCCACCAACGGTCGCGACACCGGCCTCAAACTCAGCCCACGCGAAGAGCATTACGAGCTCAATGGCAGCAAGTCGTTCTGCTCCGGTGCCCTCGGCGCCGACGCGCTGGTGGTCAGCGCACCGCGCGGCAAGAACCCGGAGGATCGCGTGTTCATCGTGCTGCCCAGCCAACGCGAGGGGCTGGCGTTGAACAGCGACTGGGACGGCTTCGGCCAACGCCAGACCGACAGCGGCACGGTGCAGTTCGAGCAGGTATTCGTCGACGCCAGCGAGCTGCTCGGCCCGGTCGGCCCCAGCCCACGCACCACGCTGCGCGCCTGCCTGTCGCAATTGATCCTCACCCAGCTCTACCTGGGCAACGCTCAGGGCGCGCTGGACGCCGCGCTGCGCTACACCCGCGAGCAGAGCCGCGCCTGGCCGGCGTCGGGCGTGGCCACTGCCAGCGACGATCCATTCATCCAGCAACGCTACGGAGAGCTGTGGCTGCGCTACCGCAGCGCCCTGCCCTTGGCCGAGCACGCCGCCCAGCGCCTGCAAACCGCCTGGGAGAAACCGGCACTGACCGCCGCCGAACGTGCCGAAGTGGCGCTGGCCATCAGCGAGGCCAAGGTGGTGGCGGTGCGCGCCGCCCTCGATATCACCAGCCAGATCTTCGAAGCCATGGGCGCCCGCGCCACCAGCTCGCGCTACGGTTTCGACCGCTTCTGGCGCAACGTGCGCGTGCACAGCCTGCACGATCCCATCGACTACAAGGTGCGCGACCTCGGCCATTGGCTGCTCAGCGGCCAGGGCCCGCAACCATCGCTGTACGGCTGA